The Sander vitreus isolate 19-12246 chromosome 10, sanVit1, whole genome shotgun sequence genome contains the following window.
GTTATTACCATTCTTTGAACATTGTCGTCTGCAAATTAATCTGTAAATTCGTCAAAAATATCTCCCTTCATGGGGTtacatttgaattatgaatCTCTAATCTCAGTGGGAAAGGCCTCATTTAGATGAAGTaacaatgaaaaatgttttacctgagtgtgtgtggatTTCAGAGCCAAACGTGCAACGGCTACCAAGAAGATgagaagcacagacacacacagagaggaagtgAACAATAGACCTTCAACACCCCAAAGCTGGTCCTAAAGCAAGAGGAAGTGACAGCGAGTGTTATTCATACATGGTGAAATATGTCCATTTAGTCTAAAACATATATGCTATAACTCACCACTCTGTAAATGGCCCAAATCTCCTCCGAATAATGTCCTGCACTGTACTTAAGGTAGTCATATTCGATGAAGAGGTATATCCTGTAGCCAATTGAGACCACGATTCCCAAAAGAGAAACCACATACATAGCCAAACACACAGTCACCTGGAAAAATACATTCAACAAGATAAGTTGAGTTACTGAGAACCAAGAGAAACTGAGGGTGATTAAAGTTAAACACTAACAAAATCCCCAAATACCTACCATCTTCTTGGATGGATGTATCTCAGTGTAGATAGACAGGTTTCCACAGACAagaaacttaaaaaacaaacatccaaggAAATTATTATCATATcattttttctttatcatttaCTTAAAGTCCACAGTCTACCTAATACAATTTAAAGATGCTTTTGGGTTGTCAAAAGTAAGTGCTACTTGAGCCTAACTTGActtaaatagtttgacattttgggaaatacgcttatttgcacctttttttttgccgagagttagatgaaaattGATAAAACTCTCACGTCTGTTCGTACAAAAGCCAAAGTATGTAAACCAAGTTGCTACTCAAAGCCGAGAAATAACCCTGATGGCATAAATTGtaattatttacatttcttttttttgtttgtttgttttgtaataatCAAACACACAAGATAACATGTGTTGATAAGTGATCTTTAGAGATGCTGGTGTTGACTGTGTAACCTTCAGACTGCagacagctgctggctgtaaccTCATATTTTCCGTAAATACatgagtggtattgatcttcttatGCAACATTTCCTGAAATAAGGTTTCAGAGGATTTAAGGAGCCACTCTGATACTGTAGCTTCATTGTAATTTTGAAGACAAGCGCATGTGCCAGATGTTATGTACCAGAACTCCCTGCCAGAAGGGAATGTAGATTGCACAAGAAGTCTGCACAATTTCTTTGGACAGCTGAAATCCCATCAGAAGCTCTGCACAGCCAAAGATCAGAATGACGATCTgggaaagagaagaggaaggatGGATGAATAAGAGTAGCATACAGAGGGCAGAACAACAGTTTGCAGCTGCTCTTGCGTGTTCAAGATCATGCCAAACTGCAGCGCATGATAAAGACAGCAGGTAAGATCACTGGGGTTGATCCTCAACGATCCTATCCATCCTCTACACCTGAtcaaaaaaatctgaacaaGGTACAGAAAATCATTTGTGCATACCACAATTAAACTGTTAAATGAGAGATAGATTTGAAAaggtttgtgtattttttattacGTTTGACTATTCATATTTAGattgtataatgtatatttaATATTGCCAGCATTGCcccaggttgtgtgtgtgtggttgtgttagTACACATCCTGTAAACCTCTGTGCTTTTTGTACAAAGTATACCTTAACCTTAATCTGTGTATACAACTAAGTTCATTTAACGGTCATTTCTGTGTCCCTGGATTGTATCATGTGTTACCCCAAGACTTCTGGGCTCTTTTTGGATGAAGCGATGCAGAGGTTTGCTGGACATCAGCAGCATGTGGTTTGGCGCCTGACTCCCATTCTTTCCTGTTGTTCTCTCTCTAGTGGTTGACTCAGTTCCCTCCATTGCCAGTGAACGTTACGCTGTTAGGTTGTGGGAGGAGAGAAGAATTAATCAGAACAGATGTATACTCTCCACTACTAAGCAGATTTAAAGTGGCAGAATTAGTTTAGATATCTGCTGCATGcaagatgaagatgaaaagCAGTCTCAAAGAATGCAGGGATATGTACAAAAACATAAAGTGACCCACCTTGGTTTAGTTTTTCATCCAGAGAAGTGGTGTGAATGATAAGAGGAGGGGAATGTTGTGGGGCGAAAGAGGAAGTGTGGAAATTTGAGACTTTAGCTTTTTTTTGCCACTAAGGGGAGGGGCTGAACAATGTAAGttctctccctgttcctcaATACAATGTTCACTCTATGTGGAAATCCAGGGACAGgaagacaaaaatgtcaaatgttaatATGAAAAGTGGTGCTTTGTCGgtaaagaacattttaaaatgttttatttcaaaatggtaCTAAACACAAGAGCAAACGTCTGATGTATATCTGTCTTCCTAGTGTGGCACAAAGTGGATTTTGACTATTAATGTATACATTCTGCTCTCATTGGATTCATGGTTGCACAGAGCAACAGCTGGGATTACAGTCCCAAGTGTTGTTGTTGATCTGGAGCAATGACGCTTATGCTCATTATTATTCCTTATTAATTACGTCAAaccaaaaaattaaattaaaacttaCATATTGCTATCCAGACAATACATAGTCTTCAATTTGTACTAaatttgatatttatttataatttattttaataatacaaTGACATCATTACACTATATAATGAATACAATGACATTCATTAATGACAATGCATGATTGGCTCCAGATACATGATTCTTCCAAAACCGTAGTCAtcacaaaaccaacaaaaaagGGTGCTTTTGCATCACCCTCATTCTTGATACGTATTCTTGTATGTACAGCCCGTCATATAAACTCAATCTCTGTATAGACAGTTGGTATTCAAGTTTCGGAAGAGAGACTTTGATGAGCAAAGATACATCGGTCGTCTTCGGTCTCTCAAGTGATGGTGGCACAATATGCAAACGACAAAAACACTCTAGTTattcaaaaaaatgtcatcttCACATACATTAAAATACCATTGATAATTATTTGAACACTGAAGATGGTACATGTCAAAATATCAGTAAATAATCAAAAGAtattaaaaatgactttaaatatAACATTGTTGGACTTTTATCTAGGAAACCGTttcgtgtcccgtgtgaaaccaaatgtcaacgttgacttattttaactcaTGTACGTAGGTTACGTAACAAACCataatcttttcctaaacctaactaacTTGTTTTGTTTAACCTTACCCTGCATGCTGAAAAATGTCGCCAAAGGGGACATGACCAAGCAGCCGTGTGTggcgagttcggagtgagaatgAATAGAGTGTTGCCTCATAGTATACTGTAGGTGACACAATGTACTCCATAGGTGTGAATTTGATGTCTCCCTGTTGCTTCAGGAACATGGGATGTTGTCCAACTGCAACGAAACAGATCATACAAGTTAGTTTTTAAAATTCTGAATTAGTACAAATTCAACAAACTGCACCAAAGTCTTTACCGAGCAATATGTTGAGGACAGTGGGTGGTGCTCCAGGAGACGTGTTGCTCTTTGTCTAATCTCTCCTTCATTGTTGTACTGAATGGCTTCTAACAGCGAAAGCCCGCCTTGCCTCACAAACTCCTCGGCCACCTAAGGGGAAAGAATAGCTTTGGTAACTGTCACGACTACAGTAGCTTGGTAAAAGCTAATCATTTGTCTGGTTTGGCTAACCCTACTGAGCAGCATCAAAGTTTCAAAGGCTGTTCTAATTTACCTGTGGACCACTGACTATCAGCACGGACAGGACATCCATACTCAGGGTCACCATCTCTTGGTCGGCCATTTTAAGTGTGGCACAGAGTGCAGACAGCAATCCACGATGGGCCAGCTGGACACAGAACTCCTTTTTCTTGTGGGCAACATTTGCTAGAACCCTCAGGATCTGAGTTTAAGGCACAGACCAGTGAG
Protein-coding sequences here:
- the LOC144524445 gene encoding uncharacterized protein LOC144524445, which encodes MEGTESTTRERTTGKNGSQAPNHMLLMSSKPLHRFIQKEPRSLGIVILIFGCAELLMGFQLSKEIVQTSCAIYIPFWQGVLFLVCGNLSIYTEIHPSKKMVTVCLAMYVVSLLGIVVSIGYRIYLFIEYDYLKYSAGHYSEEIWAIYRVDQLWGVEGLLFTSSLCVSVLLIFLVAVARLALKSTHTQVIVQHIPAPLSDTTSN